From Deltaproteobacteria bacterium, one genomic window encodes:
- a CDS encoding zinc ribbon domain-containing protein, with translation KISPIPSKDKRYTEHCTNPRCRKPMMLFMRYCPYCHKKVARPWHHPSLPDNCPSCRWSVAKDYWDYCAWCGSSLIRK, from the coding sequence AAAAATTTCCCCGATCCCTTCAAAAGACAAACGCTACACCGAGCACTGCACCAACCCGCGGTGCCGGAAACCCATGATGCTCTTCATGCGCTATTGTCCCTACTGCCACAAAAAAGTGGCGCGCCCGTGGCATCATCCGTCCCTTCCTGATAATTGCCCGTCCTGCAGATGGAGCGTGGCAAAAGATTATTGGGATTATTGCGCGTGGTGTGGGTCAAGTTTGATCAGAAAGTAA